A genomic stretch from Streptomyces venezuelae ATCC 10712 includes:
- a CDS encoding alpha/beta hydrolase, giving the protein MDPELEAFVPFFPRTDLTDPVTARKNFARLAAAVPAPDTTGMDIEDRTVPADPPVRVRVYRPHGARGAVVWLHGGGFLMGDLDTEHPWAARIAASSGAVVISVDYRLAPEHPFPAALDDAYAVLTWAVGHAAELGVEPDRVAIGGHSAGANLAAAVTLLARDRQGPPIRFQLLNQPGLDDRQDSWSAVNFTETPWFFRAKSLASWRHYLGGGPATAYAAPARAEDLAGLPPAYLATAEFDPNRDEGLAYALRLLQAGVSVEIHQWPGAFHGSQAILSAEISQRQNEELGAALARALAG; this is encoded by the coding sequence CGCCGCCGTACCGGCCCCCGATACCACGGGCATGGACATCGAGGACCGTACGGTGCCCGCCGACCCGCCCGTGCGGGTCCGGGTCTACCGCCCGCACGGGGCCCGGGGCGCCGTCGTCTGGCTGCACGGCGGCGGATTCCTCATGGGCGACCTGGACACCGAACACCCGTGGGCCGCCCGCATCGCGGCCTCCTCCGGCGCCGTCGTGATCTCGGTGGACTACCGGCTCGCCCCCGAACACCCCTTCCCCGCCGCCCTGGACGACGCCTACGCCGTCCTCACCTGGGCCGTCGGGCACGCGGCCGAGCTCGGCGTCGAGCCGGACCGCGTCGCGATCGGCGGTCACAGCGCGGGCGCCAACCTCGCGGCGGCGGTGACCCTGCTGGCCCGCGACCGGCAGGGGCCGCCGATCCGCTTCCAGCTGCTCAACCAGCCGGGGCTCGACGACCGGCAGGACTCGTGGTCGGCGGTGAACTTCACCGAGACGCCCTGGTTCTTCCGCGCCAAGAGCCTCGCCTCCTGGCGGCACTACCTGGGGGGCGGCCCCGCGACGGCGTACGCCGCGCCCGCCCGCGCCGAAGACCTGGCCGGGCTGCCCCCGGCCTACCTCGCCACCGCCGAGTTCGACCCGAACCGCGACGAGGGCCTGGCGTACGCGCTGCGCCTGCTCCAGGCGGGGGTGTCGGTCGAGATCCACCAGTGGCCCGGCGCCTTCCACGGGTCGCAGGCGATCCTCTCGGCCGAGATCTCGCAGCGCCAGAACGAGGAACTGGGCGCCGCGCTGGCCCGCGCCCTGGCCGGCTGA